TAGATTTATATTACCTAAAAGTTttgtaagtaaaaaaaatacttatgaGCCTTAAAAGCCTGAATCAAGATTTAATTTAAACATTTGAAGCATTATATACCAATACAAATAAATGACTGTATCACTCATTGGTGACTAGTGATTGACATACATTACTTTGAATCTAACTCTTAATGAGAATGCagcacaaaaagaaaaatgacccGTAGATTCTATACACGAATGTAACCAGTTTTCCTAGTAACCAACATACCATACCATCCTTAGATCGATAACTTGTTATATACAAACCCAAGAGTGGATGAGAGATAATCATACTCTGAGATAGGTTTTAATCATGGTTGCTCCGGTTGGATCAGAGACCAGATGATTAATGAGACCTTTTCTTAAATTGTTTGGTGCAATGATGAACATGTAGAAAGCAAACAGAACCAGATCTCCTGATGTTAATGTTGATCCTAGAAACCCTTGCCACATCCTGAGCAAAAGGAAACCAAAAACATCATTTTTTCTTGATATTCTTTACATCGTTTTGTTATATATGCATCAAGAATCAATGAggattttttttaccattttggAAGACGGAAGAAAGTGTGGAAGAAGCTCCTAATGCCTCCGATATCGAGTTGAACTATGAGCGCAAGGCCGAAGAGAAAGAATGCTCTTTGTCGTTTCCTTTCTTGTGGCCATAGAGTATCCCAAGCTgccaaaacaaaaatgtaagtttataaaaaaaaaggttttataaattgTCTGAAAGCTGAAAGGTGTAAAAGCTCTCTACCCTGTCTTGAAATATTGGTGTTGATGTGTTTGGTGAAGGAAGTAGTATCATGTTTTAGTATATCCGCGATGACTGATGCATAATTTGGAGCTTCAGACAAAGATCTCACAACTGAATAGCCTGTTATTAAAGAAAGTTATGTCACTAATGCTACTAAAAGATGTTGAATACAAGAACTCAAGTTAAGGCTTTGTTCTTACAACCTGTAGCGGGATGTACCATGCTAGCTGCAGCACCAAAGGCGAGGTTCTTTTGTTCAGTGTTTGGTAAGGAACCACCTACTGGGATATAAGACCATTCCTGTAGTGCAATGCTCAaacaaaattaacaaattttaacaAAGTAAAGGTCTATTTTTTGTTCATAATTGTATAGATTTATTTACCTCTTCGTAAGTCTTTAGAATTCGGATTCCGAGTGTATCTAATCGTAACATGAGCTTCTTTTTAAGCAAATCAAAGGGCATGACATCTTTTGAGGCTAGACATGTCTCCTGCAAGTTATTCAAGCTGATGAGCAACAGACTTTTTGCGTGAATAATAGAAGGAGAGAAAGAAACAAGAGAGGAGAACCTCAAAGAAGACTCTTGTCTTTGTCATGGGCATGGCGTACAGAAACGTTGGATACTCAGCTTCTAAGCATCGAACTTTCTGGTTTGTATAATCTCTGTAGTCCATGAAAACCATCTGATCTGGATCATATGGACTGTTTTCCACCTAaaagttttcaaattaaatagTGTCGAAAGACTAACAATTTCTAcaataatgattttaataattacactggaatttcatattcatattataCCTCAACCTCCACGCCATATGCAGTTTGGACGCAGACTCTAGGTCCTCCAAGTTCGTATTGCAAGAGCTTCCCTGAAGCTGCTCCAGACGCAACAGTGGCAAGTCTGGATTGCTAAAAGAGTCAGAACCTAGACATTGTTCCCAAAACGTTCTTATTAAAACTAGAATAGTATTCCACTCACGTACCTGCACGGAACAACGGTGTTTCTTTCACAGGAAACGAGCCTAAGGCCATTAGGAGCTTCTGTTATGCTCTCAACTTTTGAGCTAAGATACGAGACACCTGACTCGGCACACCTATATGAAACATTAATAACAGAATATGCATCTAATCAGAAGATGAACAATAAGCTAGTGAAAAGTATTTGCAAAGTGAAAACCATTCATTACCTCCTCAAGAGCTCCTCGTGGAGTAACCGTCGATTAACTCTTCCATAAGCACGGCCAATGGTAATGGGATTGTTATCGTCTAGATAGACAATAGTATCTCTCCAAACATGCTCAATACATTTTTGCAAGCCAAGATCTTTAAAAGAGTGAACAACAAACACAAACTAGTTATTACAAGATAGTGACTGCTAGACAATAGATCCCATTGAGTCTTGTTTTATTACCGTTGAATTCATCTTCCCAAACACCGTAGTTGTTAGTGAAAGGAAGGTCCGGACCAATCAGTCCAACTTTTAGTCCTAACTTAGCTGACTCTGCAGCCAAGGCTAAACCAGCAGGACCACAACCAATAACCACTAGGTCCAAAGCACCACCATCACCAACTGATATAGGAGGTAACTGTTTATAAACATAACAcaaccaaaaaaacttaaaatccaGACATCAATTCAATTGTTTCCTTTTCTCAAGCAATGTAAGAGAGCTGGTTATATAGacaaatagtaattttttttaataaagttaatatatatattttttttattaattcagaGACTATGTTTATGTGTATGAGTTGTAAAATATTTGGAGGTTTAGGCAGCCAATGTTTTAATTACTTACGCCGGCTATGAATGTAACCTAGATTATATAAGACAGTTCGTTTTCTTCCTAAACAAGTCAAAGGCAGAACATGAACTGACCTTATCAACGAGCTTAGACTGTTCATCCATGTCTTTGTTCTGCTGCATTTGAACGAACATAATCTCCGAACCACCAGCCTTCACAAAATCTTCTTCGTCAGCGTAATCCTCCCTCACCGCAACGCAACTCTCGCTACCggagcctcctcctcctctgccGACGCTAGCTCTGACGACTCTACTACACAAACCGCAGCGAAGATTCTTAAAACTGTATCTCTTCACCGCCGGTCGGGAGCTCCGAGAAGGAAAAGCTGTGAACGCCATTGCAGCGAAATTGCGAGCACCAACACACTCCATTTTACAAGTTCAGCGAGAAGAGGACGAACTCTCACACCATTGTTGCTGTTCTATTGAAGAGTATAAGTAGCAGAGAAGGGAAGGGAATCTGGCTTTTTCCTTCGTTATGTTTCCTTTTCACAATGACTTGGAAAAGGGCTTTAGAGAGACGAGAGGACGATAAGAAGGATAGAACCACAGGGACTCTATTCGCCACGTGTAATGATTTCATTCGTTAAGACATGAACATGCTCTGCGTAAACGTACTTCGCCTACACAGACACGTGTTAGTGATTTGATTGGCTCGTGCTTATTTACGTCGGATGCAAAAAAGGACGTTACCAACGTGTATTGTTGGGCTATATGAGGAACGGGCCTTTATCTTTAGTACCAAATGTATTTAATACATGAAAGTATTGTTGGGCTAATCCAATTTCCATTTGATGTTTGGTTATGACTTAAACCGTTATTTTAACTAGGAGGGACTATATATCTTtgagttttattattttgttataaagtTTTGAAAGGTTTATTCGTTAATAAATGATGAGTTTCAGGTTCAAGTAAAACGAAAATGTAAGAAACAAATCATGCAAATTAAtcttttttgtgtttttgttttagaCTAACATTCGGTCTTGACAAAAAAGTAACAAACATGATTCTCTAACAACCTATGATAATCATGAAAAACAAAGAATAATCATTACTTAGGCGTGAGGTAGAGAGTCttgcaaagtttttttttttttttttgtcttgcaAAGTTAAGGAGTTGCTTAACAATGACAGAATCTTCCTTGTTTCTGTAATTACCTATGCATATTATAATGTAACATACTCTAGGGATGTTAGACACCCCATGTGGTCCAGGAAAGATACTACTAACTCCCTCCTCACACTCCCAAGATAAGAAATCTTAGATACGAGCAGCTCTCAAGAAAAGACTGGCTACATTTTCCACATATAGTAGGTTAAATCCAACACGTAAGAAAGTTAGGTTACGGATACAAAGGTAGTGGATCACATAGACATGACCTCAAGAGTATGGGAGAAGATGTTCATAGGTTAGACACACAAGATCCCAAAATAAGAGAATCATGAATCATATTCCTCTTTGGTAGATCATTTAGATCAAACCCTCATTTCGAATTAAAGGCTATAGGCAATATCAATGTCCACCTTAACAACTTGTAAGAAAATAACTAAACTCAGTTAATTCATGGGATCCGATAaataagaacaaaacaaaatcttttttaagTTTGTTGAGAATCTGTGAAGCAGTTTCCATTTTGGAATGGCTTGATATGGTCTTTAGTTTTCAGAATTTAATGTGGTAAACGATGAATATGGCTGCAACCAGTATGCTTTTCAAACCATCATGTCTGTCTTCTCACTAAGCTTTATAGCCTGCAGGCTTATTATTATCTTCCGTAAAGAGAAAACATTTTTACTATTGCTAAAAGATCCACAATTACAACATACATATACACAATGATTCCATTTCCAAACACTGAATTTAATGTAACTTCgtagtaaaacaaaaaaaacaaaaaaaacaaagaagacttGCACGTAAAAATGAGAAGAttaaaaaacaacacaaaaaaaaaaatcagcaaatTTACTGGTTTCTCTAATATAGAGAGTCGAAGCTTTAtatgattaatacaaatatgacatgttttttttctctttctaacCGATAGATCAATGGTGGTGATACCTTTCGTCAGAGACATGGAGAGTCTCAATGCCTTTAATAGCAGAATCATACTGTTTCCTAGTGGAAGAAGATCTCTTCCTCTCAGACGTTGAAACCATCGCAGAGTTTCTCAATCCACTGCCCGTACGGCTTCTCTGCAGCTCCTCAGACGTTACTCTCCTCGATGATCCTGCTGATTGTCCGAACAGCGACGAGCTTGGCATCTgtcaacaatataaaaaaaaaaagtctataaGCTTTTTTACTCtccttgagaaaaaaaaataagaaaagagagCAGTGTTTGATACCATTGGAGCTCTAACAGCAGCTGATGAGTTCTCGAGAGCTCCTGATGTTCTCCTTCTTGATGAATCCATCGGTGGTCTCCCTCCATCTTCCTctaaacacaaaaaaacaatcaaagcGTTAAAGATCTCATTGAACTAAAGTGTGCTCCTCtgttttgaaaaatattcaCCTCCGTATCTGTCAATGCTGGTCAATCCTGGAGGCAAACCCGAACTGGTTCCAGCCGCAGGGCCACGTGTTGGAGGAGCTGTTAGCTGTGACTGTTGGTACTTCAGTATGGTCCAGTCAAACACATAATCGAACTGAAACCCTGTGGTCATACAAAACGTAAGAAAGTGTGCGCATTTGTGGgaaagaaggaagaagacaaaagcTTTCAAGAACCTTCGCGGATGAAGAGATCTCTGAATATTCTTTTGAGATAACCGTAATCCGGTTTATCATCAAACCGGAGGGAGCGGCAGTAATGGAAGTAAGATGCGAATTCAGATGGGTAGCCACGGCATAAGGACTGGAGGGAAGATGAAACAAGTTTGTGTTAATAAAGAAGAAGTAGAAGGATCAAACTTTTGTGGTTGAGAGAGTTTACCTCAATGGATGTAGAGACTTTCTTTTCGCTGATTCTctcatatttttgtttcttggttCCAGCTTTAAGTCCTTGCCATGGAAGACTGAGAAAAGAGatttataataagtaaatgtgaAGAAGGAAGTGAGACAAACGAGGCATGTAAATAGTACTCACCTTCCTTTAAGGAAATACATGAGAATGTAACCAAGAGATTCCAGATCATCCCTTCTGCTTTGTTCTGTATGATAGTATAAAAGGTATTAATATAAGAAGACCAAGAATCTAGAGCAGTTTTGTAGTCAAAGCTTACCAATTCCTAAGTGAGTGTTCATACTAGCATATCTTGCAGTTCCAGTGAGATTCTTGTTTTCTCTACAAGATAGAAAATGAGAACCGAGTTTAGAGTTGTGCGTAGGAAGACTGATTACAATCCAATCATCCCACCTGTAAGGAATGTGCTGATGAGTAGTGTTATCCCTGTACTTCTTAGCAAGACCAAAGTCGATGATGTATACCTTTAGACAGAAAGTTAAAAAAGGAGTCACTTCCGAGATAATAACTTCAAAAGTAAAGTGAGAACAGAAGGTGAGAAGGAAACCTGGTTGGCGCGTCTTCCTAACCCCATGAGGAAGTTGTCAGGCTTGAGATCTCGGTGAAGGAAAGATTTCGAATGGAAATACTCAACACGGTTTATCTGAATACAGTAAAAGAGTCAAAATCAGTAAACTAGTCTCTAAAGGAAAAAAAGAGTTACATATAAAGGATAAGCGAGAGAGATGTACCATTTGATCAGCAAGCATGAGGACGGACTTGAGAGAAAGTTTCCTGCTACAGAAATTGAACAAGTCTTCAAGACTAGGTCCAAGCAAATCCATGACCAGAACATTGTAGTCGCCTTCAACACCAAACCACTTGACATTTGGAACACCAGCTGCCATAATCAAAGGTTCATTAGAGACTAAGGACatagttacaaaaataaaaaaacagagaatcaaGAGATGAGCATTTTACTTCCTCCCTGTAGAAGTCTGTATAACTTGGATTCATAGAGCAGCTGCGGATGTTTTGTCTTGGCATTTTCctgcaaaaacaaataaagacaACACGCTGAATATTTCATCAAAAGGCTACAAGAAGTAACAAATAAACCCGGAAAAGTAAGAAAATCATACTAAATTGACATACACATTGTCCATAGATGTGAAAGAAACTGTGAAAAATAAGTGAAAATCAGACTATTGTCTGTCCCACATTATCTTCAATATTGATCTAATTCAAGTAACTCTAGTAAATGTTTGTAAAGCTCTAGCCAATGTCATCTATATAGTAAACAATACCACATTATCTTCAATGTTGATCTAATTCAAGTAActtattaaaatgtatttaagCTCTAGCCAATGTTCTCTTTTATAGTAAAGAacaaacgttgtctctatctgCAATTAAAACCTTCACATGATACTAACAAGATACAAAAATGAATATTAGCAGCAAGAACTCACAAGCTTGATGGCAACTTCTTCATTGGTTTGAAGATGAGTACCTAAATACAAGAACAATGTTAGGAAGGGATTGAGAAAATATCAAGAACATGATGTGAACAGAATCAATTGGGAGTAAAAAGACGAACCGAGATGGATCTCTCCAAAAGAACCGCTCCCGATTTTGCGTCCGAGACGAAACTTGTTTCCCACACGAGCCTCCATCAACTCCAAAGCCGACTTAAAAGAGGAAACTTTTATCCTCTATCGAAACCAAAATGCGTCTTCGAAGAAAACCCTTTAATCCAACGGAGTCAGAGCCGCAAACCCAGAATTATCTCAGGGAAAGAAGCAAGGAAAGATCGAATTTTCTGGGGAATTAGGGTTGAAACAGGGGAAAACAGAGGAACCCAATAGTCACCTTCTCGTGATCTGGGGAACAACAAAAGGAATGTAGATTGTCTCCTTcgctttatctctctctctctcttcacgcGCAATGGATAAAAAGGAAGCTTTGATGAATGAATGAAGAAGAAAGGTGTCGTTTCTCAAAGTTTGggtcttttcttttctcttttccttGCGGGTAAGTGTATTCTCACCTCTACACGATTCCAAATATCCCGGTTCGATATAACCGTTAAACCGGTtaatgattctccatttaaACACTGtcaataatcattttttttgtttttcaaaccaTACGTTATGTCACCAATTCGTGGATATAGGATCTCACTAATTCGAATTTCGAATTATTAACTGGTATTAAATATGAGTGATGTATATCGGTTATTTGGTTTATACGTACATCACGCGTGGGagtgaaaaaaacattttaaaaaaaactaaaagaaaaataattaatttgggATTGGCTACGAGGGAGAAATGGGTGACCAAGCGTGAGAGCTACGCGTGCTCGTTGGGTGAGCGGTAAAGGTCGTTTGTCACGTGTCTTCCACCCTTCTAAAATATCTACCGAGTCAAAAGTAATACGCACGTGATGCATATTTTCCACCGTATTTTGACTTTGCTGGTCTAAATTCTAATCATACGTCGTACGAGGAGATTTAAATAATTGTACAGTGGTCGGTTGGAATAATAACTGGTTTCGAGGAGCAATTAATCATACATTAACATGGAGTATGATCTAAACATTTTCTACATCCGGCATTCATACTCAAATTCTATATTTCTATGTGAATCTACCGTTAAGAAGAGTATGTGTGATTCTATTATAATTGTTCTaacaaggtttttttttttgacatcattcTAACAAGGTTTTATAAAACCGGATGTTACATAGTAAATAAAAAGGTTTTATGGCCGTGAAACTACAAAATTAAACTATTCCGAACTTTTAGAGCATATACCCAAAATAATCAAGGGAAAGCTCTGATAAGAGAAAATAAACGAATTGATAGACAAACCACATAATTAAGCATTACATTTTGAATAAACCATTAACAAAGCTTTTCGTTCTGCTTCTAAAGGTCCTGATCCCATTCCCAAAAATGCTAATCCCCAACACCATTTGTAACTCGGCGAGTGTCCGTGGCACAAATAATATTGGAGGCCCATAAGAAGGTGGTTATGAATTATGATGTGGCGGTGCAAATTAAGAAATGAGGGATTAATTAgcattaaaaacattattaagtGTGGGACCCAATATTTTGGTAATACAGTCTGGCTCTTTTATTACAGGTTGTTGTGTTTCAAATAAGAAGAGACCAATTCCATGTTGGAGAGACCAATTTACAAATTCCTTCGACGGATTTTCCCAGGAAAACCCTTAGAAAATCCTAAATTCTCCCATTTTCTCGTCATCCAAACAAGAAGATGACTGGTAAATTCTTCTCGAGGGTTTATGTTCTTTCACAGTCGCGATGAATCTCGCTCATTAGTTGATTTATTCTTTCTCTCTTATCAAATCGATACGATGAAATCTCCTTCTTCGCTTTTGACTCGATCCatgattgaatttttttttttttttgtaattcttaCAAGCCATTTTACTTATTACAGATTTTTCTATGGTTTAGTGATGATTTGAAATTTGGTGTGTGTGTGTTAGGTGACATGAAGGTTAATGGTGGTGAGATTGATGAGAGCAAAGTCAAAGCGCCAAACATGTTTGAACGGGCCAAAGAGGAGTTCGATGCTGTTGTTGGGGCTGTTCATCAACGCAAGAGTTCcaagtttgttttctttctctctgtctAATGCTGATGATTGAGGAGGATTCAATAATCATGTTGATTATGCAATTGGTTACGTTGGCATCAGTTAACGTGTACAAGAAGTTTTCTCATGTGTTATAAATCCTGTTTCTTTTTTCAGGGACGAGTCTGATCAAATGGAATTCAAATCCGAGAAACCAGGTTCGATTTGTCTCGCATCATTGCAT
The window above is part of the Brassica napus cultivar Da-Ae chromosome C3, Da-Ae, whole genome shotgun sequence genome. Proteins encoded here:
- the LOC106387316 gene encoding lycopene epsilon cyclase, chloroplastic, with protein sequence MECVGARNFAAMAFTAFPSRSSRPAVKRYSFKNLRCGLCSRVVRASVGRGGGGSGSESCVAVREDYADEEDFVKAGGSEIMFVQMQQNKDMDEQSKLVDKLPPISVGDGGALDLVVIGCGPAGLALAAESAKLGLKVGLIGPDLPFTNNYGVWEDEFNDLGLQKCIEHVWRDTIVYLDDNNPITIGRAYGRVNRRLLHEELLRRCAESGVSYLSSKVESITEAPNGLRLVSCERNTVVPCRLATVASGAASGKLLQYELGGPRVCVQTAYGVEVEVENSPYDPDQMVFMDYRDYTNQKVRCLEAEYPTFLYAMPMTKTRVFFEETCLASKDVMPFDLLKKKLMLRLDTLGIRILKTYEEEWSYIPVGGSLPNTEQKNLAFGAAASMVHPATGYSVVRSLSEAPNYASVIADILKHDTTSFTKHINTNISRQAWDTLWPQERKRQRAFFLFGLALIVQLDIGGIRSFFHTFFRLPKWMWQGFLGSTLTSGDLVLFAFYMFIIAPNNLRKGLINHLVSDPTGATMIKTYLRV
- the LOC106383643 gene encoding casein kinase 1-like protein 12 isoform X1; this encodes MEARVGNKFRLGRKIGSGSFGEIHLGTHLQTNEEVAIKLENAKTKHPQLLYESKLYRLLQGGTGVPNVKWFGVEGDYNVLVMDLLGPSLEDLFNFCSRKLSLKSVLMLADQMINRVEYFHSKSFLHRDLKPDNFLMGLGRRANQVYIIDFGLAKKYRDNTTHQHIPYRWDDWIVISLPTHNSKLGSHFLSCRENKNLTGTARYASMNTHLGIEQSRRDDLESLGYILMYFLKGSLPWQGLKAGTKKQKYERISEKKVSTSIESLCRGYPSEFASYFHYCRSLRFDDKPDYGYLKRIFRDLFIREGFQFDYVFDWTILKYQQSQLTAPPTRGPAAGTSSGLPPGLTSIDRYGGEEDGGRPPMDSSRRRTSGALENSSAAVRAPMMPSSSLFGQSAGSSRRVTSEELQRSRTGSGLRNSAMVSTSERKRSSSTRKQYDSAIKGIETLHVSDERYHHH
- the LOC106383643 gene encoding casein kinase 1-like protein 12 isoform X2, coding for MEARVGNKFRLGRKIGSGSFGEIHLGTHLQTNEEVAIKLENAKTKHPQLLYESKLYRLLQGGTGVPNVKWFGVEGDYNVLVMDLLGPSLEDLFNFCSRKLSLKSVLMLADQMINRVEYFHSKSFLHRDLKPDNFLMGLGRRANQVYIIDFGLAKKYRDNTTHQHIPYRENKNLTGTARYASMNTHLGIEQSRRDDLESLGYILMYFLKGSLPWQGLKAGTKKQKYERISEKKVSTSIESLCRGYPSEFASYFHYCRSLRFDDKPDYGYLKRIFRDLFIREGFQFDYVFDWTILKYQQSQLTAPPTRGPAAGTSSGLPPGLTSIDRYGEEDGGRPPMDSSRRRTSGALENSSAAVRAPMMPSSSLFGQSAGSSRRVTSEELQRSRTGSGLRNSAMVSTSERKRSSSTRKQYDSAIKGIETLHVSDERYHHH